The DNA window GAGTCCTGGCTCCTATGCTGAATAGCCTTGAAGAGTTTGGGCAAGGTACTGAACCCCACATTCCTCTTTCACAAGGGAAGGAATAAACACCTTTACTGCATAAGGCTGATACAAGAGTGAATGACCTCATGCAGGCAATGAATTTGGCATTGTGTTTGGCACATAGTCAGCACCCTATAAATGGTAATGGGGTGAGTTATTAGGAAAAGGAATGAAGACATGTTGGTTTCTCTTGTTCCTACCTCCACCCCAGGAAAAAgaggactgctttgtgtttctgaAACTCTGGGATATCTTTCAACCTAAGTTTTGTCATCAAAAAGGTTGACCTTGGGTGATCCCTGGGTGAGGATGGGCCATCCTGGAGGTGAAGTACTAGAGTTTCAGGGGTACAGGGGACAACTCAGGAAGGAGGAAGGTTTGAGGGTGCTTCCTCAGAGAATGAGAAGAGGTGGGTTTGAGGGCCCTAGAGGGTATAGGACCCTAGTGTGGTGAGGGGCTTTGTGATACTCCTGGGGGTGTTGGACTCTGGTTCCTAAGGTTCCCGGTTGGGCAATGAACCTCCTGCCCAAGTGTGGCAAAGAATCTTGTGGCCCACATTTGAGAGGTCACATGGGCCTGGACAGAGAGCAAAATATGGTAAGAGTCACCAGTGGGGCCTGAAGCCCAGAACGCCCTGAACTTCATAAGAATCTCCAGACACCTCTCTACCTTGGAGGCGGTGCCAGATTAAAGTCTCTGCCCAAAGGAGATCTGCTTTAGAGGAATATAGAAACGTGAGGTCTCtgagactggggtgcagtggggcaAGCCTCCTCTCTGAGTGGTTGCCGTTACTGTTTGCAGGGAATACATAGGAGACCTGGGCTTGCTTGCGGGTAAAAATGGCGGCTGGGATCACCTGGCTGAAAGCAGGCTCAGAACCAGGAGAGGAGGAAGTCaagcagggaggctgggaggtggcCCCACCCTGTACTGTCAGGCTCCAGAGAAAGAGGGCAGACAGGGCAGTGGCCCCAGGGGTCTCACATGGACTCCCCTCTTCCCGGGATTTCCCCACCATACCTCACTGGGGAGGGTAGGGCTAGTGTTTGGATCCTGCTGATGAACAGGGCTCTTGTTCACAGAGCCTGGCAGCCACAAGCAGCCATCTCAGGATATGAGCCCAGCAGCTCCGACAATGCTGACTGCCTTCCCTTGGCCTCCGCTCAGCTAAACAATAGACCAGCAAGGTGACTTGATAGCACAGTCTAGTGGAGGCAGGTGGGATTGCGTCTCTGAGTCCTGGGGCTGGTCAGGTGACCTCTCTGGCTCCGCCTCCCTGTAAACCCTCTTTCCACCCTCCCAGCTCTCAGAATGGGGCAATGCTAGGTGAGCCACCTAGAAGACTCCTCCAACCTCACCGTAGGGAGACTGGCTTGCTCCAGGTCCTACAGGCTGAAAGTGGCAAAGTCCTGTCCATGCTCAGGCTTTGCCACGTCCTGGGTGGCTGCATTCCTGTTCCGTTCTTTCTCAGGGATGAGGTAAAACTGAGAGATGCATGGGATCAGTGTGCATTTTTCTTAGCTTACTCCATCGTTTTTGCTTTATGGGGTGGAACCGACCTTGAAATTCAGGATTttgggagctttttttttttatagtgaaaAGATCTCTAATGTGTCCAGGGAACTCTATAGGCAGCAACTGGCGTACGTGCCCACCTAATCAGGCAAATGGCACTTCCCCAAGGCCACAGACAACCTGGCTTGGGTAATGTAGGCGACAGGAAGATGTCAGAGGAGGCAGCCCCAAGGAGGCCTGATCCCCAGGGGCTGGGGGGTCCCGATGTCCTGGTGGGACCCCAGGAGGTTCCCTGGCCCACCTCACTGAGCTTGGAGGCTGCCACAAAGGGGACAAGGGGATGTCAAGGACTTCCAGGGCAATGGACCGGCCTCAGGCAGGTGCAGGGCAGTCACCAGCTCCTCCTCCATTGCTGTTTGCTGAGCGCGAGCTTTCCCGACAGGGCTTCCCGCTGTGCCACTGTCACCTGTAAGGCCAGGCCTGGAAAAGGAAGCATTTTTCCTTTAAGATGCTCTGATGAACTTTGACGGTGACTTGGCGTGAGAGAGAGGGCaaaaagagacacacagaaataGAGAGAAGCAAATGGATATagagttgagagagagagagagagggagggagagggagagagagagagagagacagagtcaggGAAAGAGAGGATAGTGAGGGCCCTGGGCCAGTACAGGGCAGGGaggagcattcattcattcattcattcgctcATTCACACATATTTATCGAAACTTACTGTTTTAGGTGTAGAGGAGACGGGGTGAATTGAGACAGACTGAATAAGAAAAGAGACGACATGAGGAAGAAGGTAGAGAGGGACCCAGCGCATGTGTGGGGCTTGGGACAGAGAGCAGGAGCTCTGAGCCTGTGTCCACTGTAGCTCCTGCTCACTGGAGAGCAGGCCCTGGCTCCATTCCCTCCTTGTTTAGCTCTGTGACTGTGGCCAAGGTACCCTCTCTGAGCCAAAATTTCCTTACCcgtaaaatgaattaaaaattaacacataCCTCCTAAAACAGTTAGTGAAGATTAAATTCGACAGTGCAGGCAAAGCAACGAGGGTCTTGCCTGCAACACTGGAGGTTCCTTGATGGAAGGAACTATGATCCTCCAACCATCCTGTGTCCTCCCCAGGCCCCACAGGCACAAGTCTTTGATCTTAATGGGGGCTCAATAGGCCAGAGGGATGGGCTAATAATAAGCAAGGAAGCTGAGAACCCGAGTCGCCCAGATGGTCCATGGGGAAGCCAGGAGCAGCCACAGTGCCACCGACAGTCAGGACAGGACGATgtctcactatgtgccaggccccacACCAGCAGTTTTACAATATGAGCTCTTTTAAGCCTCACAACAACCTCATGAGGccagaactatttttaaaaatatttatttatttatttatttttttgagaccgagtctcgctctgtcgcccaggctggagtgcagtggcgtgatctgggttcactgcaacctcagcctcccagattcaagcaattctcctgcctcagcctcttgagtagctgggattacagatgcccaccaccacacccagctaatttttgtatttttagtggagacagggtttcaccatgttggccaggctgaactcgaactcctgacctcaggtgatccgactgcctcggcctcctaaagtgctaggattacaggtgtgagccactatgcctggccaaggtcagaactatttattttttcccactgAAATCCTTTGCTTGACTTAACCCATTGCCCTTTAGCCACACAGGACTCCAGCCCTGGCAGTCACTTTGCTTGTTCCCACCTTAGGACATTTGCACATGCTGTATGCCCCTCCCCTTTTTCCTCCCCCTTCACTCAAGTGTCTCTTTCTCAGGGAGAAGGTTGCTGGTGCCCCAGACCATGCCACACCCTTTATTAAGTGCTCTGCATTCCCCCACCAACCATGCTCACCTCAGTTGTGAAttgcatgtttatttttgtagGTCTATTTTATCCCATAACTGTCCATCAAGATTACTTTATCCCCAGCACTCAAcctaatgcctggcacatagtaggtgctcagtaaaggaTGAATCCGAATTTACAGTGAGGAAACAGGTTCACAGAGGGGAAGCAACTTTCCCCAAATAAGTGGAAGAATCTGACTTTACACTATGACCTGCCTGGCTCCGAAGCCAGTGCTCTCAGCCTCTCTGCTAGGTGTGTCCTAGCAGACACAAGCCTGGGGTGCCTAGACTCAAGTGGAGGCACCTATGTGGGCCCACTCCATCCCCTCACTGTAGTCTGAGAGGgtctggctgggcagggtggtggcaagtgcctgttgtatgagaaagaatcagtgttGACAGACAGGTGCAGGTACCCACAGCCCTGCGCCAGTGGGCAGTGCACACCTGCCTGGATGGCTCATGGATGCTCCAGGGGAGGAGCCGTGACTCAGCTGGTGCTCCCTCTCCCAGCAGTCAGCCACATGCTGACTCAGGTCCCTCCCTGGCCCCACCTGGGGATCAATGACAGACAGCAATGGAGAGTAAATTGGGGGTGTGGGAGGCTGCTTACAGGCAAGCAAGAGGGCTCCCACGACCAGAGGAAAACTCTTCTTGTGCTGCTTCCAGGTCCCCACGTCCCCAGTGGATGATACTTTTGCCTCTGGGGACACCTTGCAAGTGGAATCTTTTGttccctctctgtccctctgcCTGCCTATGTGGGTCCTTGCAGCCCCTTCTCTCCTACTTCATCCACTCCCCAAGGGAAGGGCCTGCATTTGGGATGCTGGCACTGGGTCTAGGCTGTAGCCTTGCACATTGGCTGGAGAGGCAGTGTTGATTCTTGCTGGGTCCCAGGTGTCAGGGTGCCATGGGCTCGCCCGTTTCCATTCCTGGTTCATTCTTTGGAGGGCTCCCATGGGAGGTGTTGAAGGTGGGGCTCAGAGGGCAGACCCTGAGCCCTGAGAGGTTGGAAGAGTGAGCCATGTCACATGACCTAGAAGAAATCATTCACTCAGGCCACGGCTGTTGGCCTTCCTCATCCCTGGCCCCATCTTGCCCAGTCTGGTTCCCATGCCAGGCAGAGAGCttgggagaagggaagagatAGTGCTCTGCTACAGCTGGAGCAAGACCTCCTATCTGGACCGTAGGAGCTGCAAGCACAgcaagctcctctttgtactgGAACAAGGCCAGATGTGGGGGGAGGAGGGCCAATGTGGCAGGGGCTACATGTGGGCAGCAGTTGGGTATTCATCTAGGGAGCtctctgtctttgttttctttttgagatggagtctcgctctgtcacctgggctggagtgcagtggtgtgatcgccgctcactacaagctccgcctcccgggttcacaccattctcctgcctcagcctcccaagtagctgggactacaggtacccggctactttcttgtatttttagtagagacggggtttcaccgtgttagacaggatggtctcgatctcctgaccttgtgatctgcccgccttggcctcccaaagtgctgggattacaggtgggagccctCTGTCTTTATGGCCCTTGGCAACAGTGCATGAAGGAGCTtcttatgaggaaactgaggccagctTTGAGGACCACAggggaagggaggctgaggctggccgGTGACCCAGCCCTGCCTGGCTGGGGAGCTACTGTGCTCTCCACCCCACAGTGGTCCTCAGGCTCAGCTCACTTTCCCTGGCAGCTGGGAGGAATTCCGAGGGACGAAGCCTGCTGCTTTGGGCTGGGTGAGGCTTAGGACAgggctggagggtgggaagtGGAGAAGGTGGGTGAGGACAGGGGTTGGGGTTTGGCACCAGGGCTGGAAAGCAGGGCCATCTCTCAAGAGGCTTAGTTGGCTGGGGTGCCCCAGCGGGGAGCTTCTGCTCAGTCAGGCGGGTCTCAGCTGTTCTTAGGCTCCCCCAGCACAGATCACATTTGCAGATGACAGAGCAGGGTTCTGGAAGTGCCACTCTGCTGGACCTTTCCAGGGTGGCCCACCCACAGCACCACCGACTTCTCCATCCAGCTCAGGGACCCAGGACCCGGGGCTTATGTCCCAACCAGAGTGGTGGCATCAGCATGGGCATGGGGAAGAGGGTAACTTCTCAGGCCTTGGAACACGTTGTGGGAGATTCTGGGCTTCCCAGCAGAGCTTGGCAAAGACCCTGAATGGTTTAAAACCATTTAAGAAagtagaggccgggtgtggtgactcacgcctgtaatcccccagcactttgggaggccaaggtgggcggatcacgaggtcaggagatcgagaccatcctggctaacacagcgaaaccccgtctctactaaaaatacaaaaaaaaaaaaaaaaaaaaaaaaaaaaaattagccaggcatggtggtgggcgcctgtagtcccagctactcaggagactgaggcaggagaatggcatgaacccgggaggtggagcttgcagtaagctgagcagagatggcgccactgcactccagcctgggtgacagagcaagactccatctccatctcaaaaaaaaaaaaaaaaaaaaaaaagaaagtagaaaaggaaTCAATTATAGCCACTAGCCTTGATCTAAGAGTCTCCCATGTATTAACCATTCATAAAATGCCTTCAGTATTCTCTGAATATTGAATAAAAGAGAATTacattctcttttaattttcaaaacttaaactacttgcttaatttttaatttaacatatttTGTACCATCcatttaactatttatttaacacattttgGTAAATTAACTCACCTTTCATTTCAACTAatatatttataaaggaaatcttACATTActaccaaaaagaaaatcatactCACTTGCCAGAAGCAGAAGGAAATGATATACAGAAATACTTCTAACTAGATGCCGTTACTTTCTAAAGGTTCTGAGCCCAAAGCTGGCTCTCTTTTTTTGAACAGGGTGATTGATAAGTGTGGTGGGGCGTTAGACAGGCCTTAGTGTCCAAATGAGATTTCATCCTTGTCTAATCAGAagatagaaaagtagaaaaagaggccaggtgcagtggctcatgcctgtaatcccagcactttgggaggctgagacaggaggatcatttgagcccaggagttcaagatcagcctgggcaacatagggaaaccccatctttatgaaaaaaaattagctgagcatggtggtgtgtgcctgtagtcccacctacttgggaggccgaggctggaggatggcttgagtccaggaggtcgaggctgcagtgagctgtgatcacgccattgcactccagcttggatgacagagtgagactcttgtctcaaaaccaaccaaccaaccaaccaatcaaccaaccaaccaaccaaccaaccaacaaacatggaaaaaagaCATCTTCTCTCCAAgtgcttcattattattattattatttatttatttttgagatggagtcttgctctgtagtccagtctggaacacagtggcatggatctcagcttactgcaacttgtgcctcccgggctcaagtggttctcatgcctcaacctcctgagtagctgggattataggcgtgagccaccacgcctggactatttttttgtatttttagtagagacggggctttgccatgttgcccaggctgatctcgaactcctgagctcaggcaatctgcccaccttggcttcccaaagtgttgggattacaggcgtggaccaccgtGTCCGGCCACTTCAGTATTATTTAACAGTCTCTGAGCATCAGTTAAAAGCCCCTCAAGAAATACCAGTCAGCTATGCCTCCTAAACACTCAGGCATTGCTTCTTTCAGGCCTTTGCTGACCATTCTGGCCTCTCTTTCCTTACCTTTAGCTCCTTTTCAGCAATGAGCATCTTTCTGGAATGACTGGTATCTGTCCTCCATCTCGTATGTGTTGGCATCTTACTTGGACTAGACGTGGTGCTGGGCAATGGGGCAGGTACAAGATGAGCACGGGCAGGTTTAGAGGAGCTCTTGCTGCCAACAgagagagctttcttcttttttttcagtacaTGAACTTTTATTCTTCATCAAGTGCTTCATAGAGCCATGGAGATAAGTGTGAGACACTATAACAGAGCACAGTACAAATCCAGGGGGTGAGAGTACaggaagatggaggaggaggcaCTCAGAATGATCACTGAAGAtgagtagttttctttgtagaaaagaTGGAGAGAGGCATTTCAATTAGAGGTCACGGCAAATGCCGAGTATTCTTAGAGGGAAGAAGGGCATTTGGGGAGTGTTGTATGGTTTTCTAGGGGGTCAGGGGGATGGTGGGAGATGGGGCAGGAATGGAAAGATGGGGATGGGCCTAAGTGCCAGGAATGTGGACCTTATCTTGAGGATGGGGCAAAGCCAGTGAAGTGATGTTGTCAGACGTGgattagaaagatcattctggctgctCTGCAGGAAGAGTCAGAGGGACatgggagaggcagggagggcagtTAGAAGCTCATGGCTAAGGTCCGGGTGAGGGCAGAGTTAACGGGGAGTTAGGGGGTCTGAATGATCAGAGATAGTCAAACATTTTTTGAGCATTTCTCACAAGTCTCTTACTAGGAGATGGACAAACTATTCATATCAACCtttttcagaggaggaaactgaggcacagagtagtTAAGTAACTtatcaaagtcacacagctcgtGAGCACGGAGCTGGATGGAGCTCAGGTAGGCAGACCGGAGACCAGCGCATTCTTCACCATTCTCTTCTGGCCTTGGTGACCAGAACATACATCCAAGTTTCTGCCAGGAGCAGGGAAACGTCACACATCTCTGTATCCCCTCCCGAGCTCCGTATTGGGTAGGCACTCGACCAAGGTCAATGCCACACTCCCTGCTGGGCCCTGCAAAAGGACCAGGACAGTCGAGCTACTTGCATTCCTGCTCAGAGGTCAGCTAGTGTCAGCACCCCCTTGTTTATTTGGTCCACTTTCTTCTCCCAGCCCTTTGTATGAACTCTGCACGCTGTCCTTGAGCGCCGGCGGGCAAGGTCTGGGTGCCTCTCTCCATCTTTTGGCCATGCCTGTTGTCTTCTTATCAAACTGGAGTCTCCCAAGGGCAGAGCCTCAGTCTCCACAGAAAGCCTTGAGGATCCTGAGAGCAAGGACTGGTTTTCATCCTTTTGGGGCTCTACAAGGGCAGGGGCTGTGTCTCCCCCTCCTCTGTGATAACTCCTTAGTATCCTGGTTCCAGCTCAGCCCACAGTGGGCACAAGGTGGGAGCAAGGAGGGATGCAGACAGCACTGACCATCAATAGGGGAGGTGACTCTGCTCCTGCGAGTTTCTATCCTGAAGGGGCTGAGTCTCAGACCTGCTGTTGGGGCCAGCCAGAGACCAGGCTCCAGGATCTAGGTCACCCCTGTGGCAGTAGAGCTGATTTATGGTGGCCCTGACAGCCTAATATCATCAAATTATCCCACACAATGGAGAGAGGCTGGGTCGCCCCCAGGCAGTCACCAAAGGACGCTGAGCCTGGGGCAGCCGAGCTGCCTCCGTATCCCAGACCTCCCTCAGGTCTGTGGGGGGAGGCTGGCACAGACCAAGGGCACACCTAGGTGTGCCACCTTCAGCTGGGGGTATAAGTAGGCAGTCCCAGGGACAGCTCTGTACCCTGCACTTGGGAGCCGGCAGCACTCCTACCACCGCTTCTTAACCCGTGAGCTACCAGCCGTGTCATGAGCTGCAGACAGTTCTCCTCATCCTACTTGAGCCGCAGCGGCGGGGGTGGTGGGGGCGGCGTGGGCAGCGGGGGCAGCATAAGGTCTTCCTACAGTCGCTTCAGCTCCTCAGGGGGCGGTGGAGGAGGGGGCCGATTCAGCTCTTCCAGTGGCTATGGAGGAGGAAGCTCTCGTGTCTGTGGGAGGGGAGGTGGCGGCAGTTTTGGCTACAGCTATGGCGGAGGATCTGGGGGTGGTTTTAGTGCCAGTAGTTTAGGCGGTGGCTTTGGGGGTGGTTCCAGAGGTTTTGGTGGTGCTTCTGGAGGAGGCTATGGTAGTTCTGGGGGTTTTGGAGGTGGCTTTGGTGGTGGTTCTGGAGGTGGCTTTGGTGGTGGTTCTGGGGGTGGCTTTGGTGGTAGCTATGGGGGTGGGTTTGGTGGTGGCTATGGGGGTGGATTTGGGGGCTTTGGAGGTGGTGCTGGAGGCGGTGATGGTGGTATTCTGACTACTAATGAGAAGAGCGCCATGCAGGAACTCAATACTCGGCTGGCCTCTTACTTGGATAAGGTGCAGGCTCTAGAGGAGGCCAACAATGACCTGGAGAATAAGATCCAGGATTGGTATGACAAGAAGGGCCCTGCTGCAACCCAGAAGAACTACTCCTCTTACTACAACACTATTGATGATCTCAAGGACCAGGTAGGTGCAGGAAACTGTCTCTGTCTTGGTCTTTTTCTCTTACATTCTTTATCTTCCAAAAAAGGTAAAATGCTAAACTCTAAGCTCAGATAATAGCCAGGGAATCCACGTTTTGGAAATGTACGCTTTCATCAGAAACAAACTTGTGTTTGGTTTCTGGGGATCCCAGGATAAGACTTTGGCCTGTGCTCTGAGggttcatttccatttcttcaacTTTCAGAGTTTGGGCAGAGCAGAGAGGAGGCCTGGGTTAACAAGAGCTGAGCTGGGACTGGATGTGGAACCTCCTTTAGGTCTGGTCTAAGTCAATACTCTCTCTTCCTTTGTACTTCTCCTAGGCTTCTTTAGGAGTGTATCTTGATCTTTTAAGGTATTTTGGACCCGATTGTACATTTGGTTATTCAAGTGATGGAGAGGATCCAGAACTCTGGGAAAGGAagctatccatccatccatccctccctccctccctccctccctctctccctccctccacccacatgtccatctatctgtccatttaTTCAGCCATTCAGTTCAGTGAGTGCCTACCCTCAGGGTTGCTCTGGGTAGACACAGTGATGTGCTAGACTGAGTTCTGGTGGAGCTCACAGTCTGACTCTTCAATATGCTCAGTGATTCCTCTTGTTTTCACTCCTGCATGTCTCTGGATGTGCTGTTTCTTCTACTCCAAacctcttccatttatttattaatgttacACCCTAGCCATCCTTCAGCGCCCAATTCAATTGCCAGCCACCTCCTTCCTGAAGTCTTTCTTGATCTCCCATTGCTATAAGCCACCTCTCTTTCCTTGAACTCTTTTAGGACACTTTTGACTTTGTAGTCAATGGTGGGCTCCTTGAGGAACAGGTTGTCAGTAATCTCTAAATCCTACAATGCCCTTTGCAGTAggtcttcaaatatttgttgaatgaatgaatgaaggccaCACCAAACATCTTCGCTGAAGGCTGGAAGGGGTCTGTGCCATGTCTCAGCTGTTGGAAGTTCCTCATTCCTCTTGAGAATCTTCCTGAATGGAATCCTCACCTCCTGTGGCTTTGCCTGGCCTCTTGCCCTCCCAGCAGTGGTCCACAGTGTGATTTCATGGttgtgtcattttttttcagattgtggaCCTGACAGTGGGCAACAACAAAACTCTTGTGGACATCGACAACACTCGCATGACACTAGATGACTTCAGGATAAAGTGAGTCCtgctcctcctttcctctcctgtcATCAGCCCTTACCCCCTGAACCTCAGTGCTCTGGAGGTCTTGGTAGGGCCCGGTTCCCTCTTGATTGTTTTCTACCCCTGGTTGGTCTGCAGGTTCGAGATGGAGCAAAACCTGCGGCAAGGAGTGGATGCTGACATCAATGGCCTGCGGCAGGTGCTGGACAATCTGACCATGGAGAAGTCTGACCTGGAGATGCAGTATGAGACTCTGCAGGAGGAGCTGATGGCCCTCAAGAAGAATCATAAGGAGGTAGGGTGCTGGGGCTTATGGCTtactggggagagggaggagcagaAATGCCGAGACAGCAGGGGAGCTTTGGAGAATTACCTGGGAGACACCCTCTCCTTTGCTCTTGAGGACACTTTCAGCTTCTCCTTGGCATCACCTATGGTAGTGGGTGGGCTTTGGCTTCACAACTGTGTCCCCTTTTTGTACCCTATGGGGACCACAGGCAGAAATCTGAAAGGTGGTGCAGAGGACTTTATCCCTGACCTCATCTCCCCTTTCTCCCTGGCAGGAGATGAGTCAGCTGACTGGGCAGAACAGTGGAGATGTCAATGTGGAGATCAACGTTGCTCCTGGCAAAGATCTCACCAAGACCCTCAACGACATGCGTCAGGAGTATGAGCAGCTCATTGCTAAGAACAGAAAGGACATCGAGAATCAATATGAGACTCAGGTGAGCAGAGTGGGCTGCCCATTCAACCTCCTCCCCTCCATCTATGCATATCTCCATCCCTCCGGCCTCCCATTCCTTCATCCTCCTATCTCTCCATCTCTCAGTGAAGCTGTCATTTATCCATCTCCCAATGGAAGTCATTCAACCATCTTCATTCACTGCATACCAACATCATTACAGAGTAGCTTCTCAGTGCCATGTTATATGTAAAGTATTGATGTCTCAGAGGTATTGATGTCTCAGATATGAGCCAAAGAAGATTGCTGCCTTGAGAAGCTCACAGTTTATTAGATGTGTGTGAACAAAAGCAGAACGTGAACAATTTAATCTAATGCTATGTAATGTAAGACTACAAGAGAGGGATACAGTGTGTCTCCCATACTGTACTGAACTCCTTGGTGGTTCTCTTCCTCCTTGAGTCTCCAGTGCCTAGCCAGAGTCTGGCACATACATGAAGGCAtggtctgtggtgtgtgtgtgtgtgtgtgtgaaaggtgGGGGAAGTTTGGAATAAGGTTAGATTAGAAAGATGGTTGTGAGACACAGTGTGAAGGGTCTTGCAACCTTGTTGAGAGGGAAGGTCATGTTGAGAGGACTGGACAAACCTTCATGACTGGAAGGTACCCAGAACTCAGAAAGACTTGTCCTTGGCTTTGGATCAGCCTTGGCCCTGCAGGTGAAGATCCTGGTGAATGGGGCAGAATCTTGCCCACTGAAGCTCCTGGCCCAGCCTGCTGCTTACTGAGCCTTTGGTTTTGCAGATAACCCAGATCGAGAATGAGGTATCCAGTAGTGGTCAGGAAGTGCAGTCCAGTGCCAAGGAGGTGACCCAGCTCCGGCATGgtgtccaggagttggagattgaGCTGCAGTCTCAGCTCAGCAAGGTTGGTAGTTCTGCCGTAGACCCTTTGCCAAGGTGGGGCACAGGAAGGCTTTGCAGCCCAGGAGTGGGAAGAAGAGGAGTTATGATGTAGCATCCCTCTTAAAGCCTTCTCTTGACCCTTAGAAAGCAGCCCTGGAGAAGAGCTTGGAAGACACGAAGAACCGCTACTGTGGCCAGCTGCAGATGATCCAGGAGCAGATCAGTAATTTGGAGGCCCAGATCACTGAAGTCCGGCAAGAGATCGAGTGCCAGAATCAGGAATACAGCCTTCTGCTCAGCATTAAGATGCGGCTGGAGCAAGAAATCCAGACCTACCGCAACCTCCTTGAGGGAGGCCAGGAAGACTTGTAGGTGCCCCACGATTCAGTGGAACCCCTGGGGGTCCCTTAGGCCTCTGATACTCCTTCTGTCCCTCTGGATAGAGGCAGCTGGGGGAAGTTCTTATACACAGGGTCTTATGGGTTGAGGATTTCTTCATCCTGGGGGCGGTGGGGATCTCAGTGCA is part of the Chlorocebus sabaeus isolate Y175 chromosome 16, mChlSab1.0.hap1, whole genome shotgun sequence genome and encodes:
- the KRT9 gene encoding keratin, type I cytoskeletal 9; this translates as MSCRQFSSSYLSRSGGGGGGGVGSGGSIRSSYSRFSSSGGGGGGGRFSSSSGYGGGSSRVCGRGGGGSFGYSYGGGSGGGFSASSLGGGFGGGSRGFGGASGGGYGSSGGFGGGFGGGSGGGFGGGSGGGFGGSYGGGFGGGYGGGFGGFGGGAGGGDGGILTTNEKSAMQELNTRLASYLDKVQALEEANNDLENKIQDWYDKKGPAATQKNYSSYYNTIDDLKDQIVDLTVGNNKTLVDIDNTRMTLDDFRIKFEMEQNLRQGVDADINGLRQVLDNLTMEKSDLEMQYETLQEELMALKKNHKEEMSQLTGQNSGDVNVEINVAPGKDLTKTLNDMRQEYEQLIAKNRKDIENQYETQITQIENEVSSSGQEVQSSAKEVTQLRHGVQELEIELQSQLSKKAALEKSLEDTKNRYCGQLQMIQEQISNLEAQITEVRQEIECQNQEYSLLLSIKMRLEQEIQTYRNLLEGGQEDFESSGAGKIGLGGGQGGRGGSGGSYGRGSRGGSGGSYGGGSGGGHSGGSGGGHSGGSGGNYGGGSGSGGGSGSGYGGGSGSRGGSGGSHGGGSGFGGESGGSYGGGEEGSGSGGGYGGGSGKSSHSQSSSSKSGDQDETKGFLSRY